One part of the Rutidosis leptorrhynchoides isolate AG116_Rl617_1_P2 chromosome 1, CSIRO_AGI_Rlap_v1, whole genome shotgun sequence genome encodes these proteins:
- the LOC139901094 gene encoding uncharacterized mitochondrial protein AtMg00810-like: MTDLGPLNYFLGISTSRTATGMFLSEKQYAIELLERAGMTSCQPCRTPVEPGAKLTAHGPSVQDPTLYRSLAGALQYLTFTRPDISYAVQQICLFMHDPREQHLHALKRIVRYIQGTLDMGLQLYASSPTTLVAYSDADWAGCPTTRRSTSGYCVFLGNNLLSWSSKRQLTPSRSSAEAEYRGVANAVAETCWIRNLLRELHCPLTSATLVYCDNVSSVYLASNPVQHQRTKHIEIDIHFVRDLVAQGQVRVLHVPSRYQFADIFTKGLPFALFDEFRSSLSVHRSPAPTAGGC; this comes from the coding sequence ATGACTGACTTAGGACCTTTGAATTATTTTCTTGGCATCTCAACGTCGCGTACTGCCACTGGTATGTTCTTGTCTGAGAAACAGTATGCCATAGAGCTTCTTGAGCGAGCCGGTATGACATCCTGTCAACCGTGCAGGACCCCTGTTGAGCCAGGCGCCAAGCTCACTGCCCACGGTCCTTCTGTGCAGGACCCGACTTTATATCGTAGCCTTGCAGGTGCATTACAGTATCTCACCTTCACTCGTCCAGACATCTCCTATGCAGTTCAGCAGATTTGTCTCTTCATGCACGACCCGCGGGAGCAACACTTACATGCTCTCAAGCGGATTGTTCGTTACATTCAGGGGACTCTTGACATGGGATTACAGTTATATGCATCATCCCCTACCACTTTGGTTGCTTACTCTGACGCTGACTGGGCTGGTTGCCCTACCACCAGACGCTCCACGTCTGGGTATTGTGTCTTTCTTGGAAACAATCTTCTCTCTTGGTCTTCGAAGCGGCAACTTACTCCTTCTCGCTCCAGTGCTGAGGCAGAATATCGAGGAGTTGCCAATGCTGTTGCCGAGACATGCTGGATACGCAATCTTCTTCGTGAGCTTCACTGCCCTCTCACCTCTGCTACTCTAGTTTACTGTGATAATGTTAGCTCCGTCTACCTTGCATCTAATCCGGTCCAACATCAGCGGACCAAACACATTGAGATAGATATTCATTTTGTCAGAGATTTAGTTGCTCAAGGACAGGTCCGGGTTCTACATGTTCCATCCAGATATCAGTTtgcagacatcttcaccaaaggtcttCCATTTGCTCTATTCGACGAGTTTAGATCCAGTTTGAGCGTTCATCGTtctcccgctccaactgcggggggatgttag